In a single window of the Fusobacterium sp. genome:
- a CDS encoding 3-keto-5-aminohexanoate cleavage protein, which yields MSDLKNKRVITAAITGSWPTREQNPNLSITPEEIAADVYECWKAGAAIAHIHVRNDDGTPSTDFMKYKETIERIRAYKDCDICLNITSSGSVGFGDEERIYPLQKLLPEMASYDAGTLNWQHRTIFENHPRFLEKLGNALIESNIKPEIEIFDAGMIYNAIYYMKKGVLKAPCHFQIVLGCPGGMTSTVENLVFLKSLIPEGSTWAACGIGSGHMPIMMAAIAMGAHIRVGMEDNVMWQKGVPAESNAQFVKRAKELLEINGLEAATPEEARKIYGLTRKVF from the coding sequence AGATTTAAAAAACAAAAGAGTAATAACAGCAGCAATAACAGGATCATGGCCTACAAGGGAGCAGAATCCTAACTTATCTATAACACCTGAGGAAATAGCAGCAGATGTGTATGAATGCTGGAAAGCTGGAGCTGCAATAGCTCATATCCATGTGAGAAATGATGATGGAACTCCATCAACTGATTTTATGAAATATAAGGAAACTATTGAAAGAATAAGAGCCTATAAAGATTGTGATATTTGTCTTAATATCACAAGTTCTGGAAGTGTAGGATTTGGAGATGAGGAGAGAATATATCCTCTTCAGAAATTACTTCCAGAAATGGCATCATATGATGCTGGAACTCTTAACTGGCAGCATCGTACAATTTTTGAAAATCATCCTCGTTTTTTAGAGAAGCTGGGAAATGCTCTGATAGAAAGTAATATAAAACCAGAGATAGAAATTTTTGATGCAGGTATGATATATAACGCAATCTACTATATGAAAAAAGGAGTGTTAAAAGCACCTTGTCATTTTCAAATAGTTCTAGGCTGCCCAGGAGGAATGACTAGTACAGTTGAAAATCTGGTATTTCTTAAAAGCCTTATTCCAGAAGGTTCAACATGGGCAGCATGTGGAATAGGATCAGGTCATATGCCTATCATGATGGCTGCAATAGCAATGGGAGCCCATATTCGTGTAGGTATGGAGGATAATGTAATGTGGCAGAAAGGAGTTCCTGCTGAATCAAATGCACAATTCGTAAAAAGAGCTAAAGAACTGTTGGAAATAAATGGACTGGAAGCTGCTACTCCAGAAGAAGCCAGAAAAATATATGGTCTTACTAGAAAAGTTTTTTAG
- a CDS encoding nuclear transport factor 2 family protein produces the protein MKNIIVEFWNDMDKQNWNELNKYFSEGAVINWHDTNESFIPDEFAKVNEFYPGNWKIKIERMEEINNLVISVVKVFLEKEKISFHATSFFDFENGKIKKLDEYWGEDEEIPQWRKEMKIGREIKI, from the coding sequence ATGAAAAATATAATTGTTGAATTTTGGAATGATATGGATAAGCAAAACTGGAATGAATTAAATAAATATTTTTCAGAAGGAGCAGTGATAAACTGGCATGATACAAATGAATCATTTATACCAGATGAATTTGCAAAGGTAAACGAATTTTATCCTGGAAACTGGAAAATAAAAATAGAAAGAATGGAAGAAATAAATAATCTGGTTATATCAGTTGTAAAGGTATTTTTAGAAAAAGAGAAAATTTCATTTCATGCAACTTCATTTTTTGATTTTGAAAATGGGAAAATAAAAAAATTAGATGAATATTGGGGAGAAGATGAAGAAATTCCTCAATGGAGAAAAGAAATGAAAATAGGAAGAGAAATAAAAATATAG
- a CDS encoding YbjQ family protein, protein MLITTTENLIGYDIEEYIGYITETVTFGINDFKEFFLIADVIGGESSIYRETLEKAKEILNNRLEEKAKSLGADAIIGLRVTYSEMAGRGKSMLLLSGTGTAVAVEIKEEFVEKMEKRKKQVEEIKEKVKEDKKLQEKILISKALYKKTFFQLNVEYYNEVSEDRKREIIEVLNTKEEVIRKREEYKNKDNLMLMLLKDGKDIFAEIELYNRSNKSLYK, encoded by the coding sequence ATGCTGATAACGACAACAGAAAACTTAATAGGCTATGACATAGAAGAATATATAGGATATATTACTGAAACTGTAACTTTTGGAATAAATGATTTTAAAGAATTCTTTTTAATTGCAGATGTTATTGGAGGAGAATCAAGTATATATCGTGAAACTTTAGAAAAAGCAAAAGAGATATTAAATAATAGATTAGAAGAAAAAGCAAAATCTTTGGGTGCTGATGCTATAATAGGACTTAGAGTTACTTATTCAGAAATGGCAGGAAGAGGTAAAAGTATGCTTCTTCTCTCTGGAACAGGAACAGCCGTTGCAGTTGAAATAAAAGAAGAATTTGTAGAAAAAATGGAAAAAAGAAAAAAACAAGTAGAAGAAATAAAAGAAAAAGTAAAAGAAGATAAAAAACTTCAAGAAAAAATCCTTATTAGCAAAGCTTTGTATAAAAAAACTTTTTTTCAATTAAACGTTGAATACTATAACGAAGTATCAGAAGATAGGAAAAGAGAAATTATAGAGGTATTAAATACTAAAGAAGAGGTTATTAGGAAAAGAGAAGAGTATAAAAATAAGGATAACCTTATGCTGATGTTGTTAAAAGATGGTAAAGATATTTTTGCAGAAATAGAATTATATAATAGATCTAATAAATCTCTCTATAAATAA
- a CDS encoding YaiI/YqxD family protein — translation MKILIDADACPVVELTIETGKKFGVKTVIFCDEVHKIDKSGAETVYVSQGNDSVDFVLLKNTEPDDIVVTQDFGLASMILAKKAAALNQNGLIYNQFNIDQLLFTRHISKKIRNNGGRTKGPKKREKSDDENFEKSLITLLKKSEGIR, via the coding sequence ATGAAGATTTTAATAGATGCAGATGCCTGCCCTGTAGTAGAGTTAACTATAGAAACAGGTAAAAAATTCGGTGTAAAAACCGTTATATTTTGTGATGAAGTTCATAAAATAGATAAATCTGGAGCTGAAACTGTCTATGTTTCTCAAGGAAATGATTCAGTAGATTTTGTTCTTTTAAAAAATACAGAACCAGATGATATAGTTGTCACTCAGGATTTTGGGTTAGCTTCAATGATACTTGCTAAAAAAGCTGCTGCCCTCAATCAAAATGGACTGATTTATAATCAATTTAATATTGATCAGCTACTTTTTACAAGACATATATCAAAGAAAATAAGAAACAATGGGGGAAGGACAAAAGGTCCTAAAAAAAGAGAAAAAAGTGATGATGAGAACTTTGAAAAAAGCCTTATAACTCTTTTAAAAAAATCGGAGGGGATTAGATGA
- a CDS encoding MATE family efflux transporter, with translation MTHQEKEFRDGNILSLLIRFSIPATFAILIGIIYNATDRYYIGQAVGRNGISALAVTFPILLVLSATGVLFSIGGCALAGIKMGEDKIEDARKVLGTCFYALIVIGGIYTVFGMIFLDEIVSFMGATENSFAYAVEYNKYLFPVTIFQLIYITYCAFVRLEGRPMESMVINFASAIVNIVLDYILIMRYGMGMKGAAIATAIANVVPGVILIYHFLKSDILTLKIKYIRYDHELMKKIFYIGNSGFLNQFLNGAYVYVLNIQLAKYGGDVALAGMGILSLLRTCINTGYIGLNQGRQPLLSYNWGAKNYERVKKIFYSSITLTAVISLFLLFAVIVNAHTVVNFFVKNDPELTNYTIRGTYIHLGLMIGTAIYLSCTNYFQAVGKGMITTRFIILRLAVLSIPLTYILPIFWGADGVLMSFPVADTICCIGAAYVMWKEIKLLTERAEKQKHYN, from the coding sequence ATGACACATCAGGAAAAAGAATTCAGAGATGGAAATATATTATCTCTGCTCATTCGTTTTTCTATACCTGCAACTTTTGCTATACTTATAGGAATAATATACAATGCAACAGACAGATATTATATTGGACAGGCTGTAGGAAGAAATGGAATCTCTGCTCTTGCTGTTACTTTTCCAATACTGCTCGTTTTAAGTGCTACAGGGGTGCTTTTCAGTATAGGTGGGTGTGCTCTTGCTGGAATAAAAATGGGAGAGGATAAAATAGAAGATGCAAGAAAGGTACTTGGAACATGTTTTTATGCCTTGATTGTCATTGGAGGAATCTATACTGTATTTGGTATGATTTTTCTTGATGAAATAGTTTCTTTTATGGGAGCCACAGAAAATAGTTTTGCCTATGCTGTTGAATATAATAAATATTTATTTCCAGTCACTATTTTTCAGCTGATCTATATAACTTACTGTGCATTTGTCAGATTAGAAGGAAGACCTATGGAATCTATGGTTATTAATTTTGCCAGTGCCATAGTCAATATAGTTCTGGACTATATACTTATCATGAGATATGGTATGGGAATGAAAGGAGCTGCAATAGCTACTGCTATTGCCAATGTTGTTCCTGGAGTCATTCTTATATATCATTTTCTGAAAAGTGATATACTTACTTTAAAGATAAAATATATAAGATATGACCATGAACTTATGAAGAAAATTTTCTATATAGGAAACTCTGGATTTCTTAATCAATTTCTCAATGGAGCTTATGTCTATGTACTGAATATACAGCTTGCAAAATATGGTGGAGATGTAGCACTTGCTGGAATGGGGATTCTTTCATTACTGAGAACTTGTATAAATACTGGTTACATAGGATTAAATCAAGGAAGACAGCCCCTTTTATCTTATAATTGGGGAGCTAAAAACTATGAAAGAGTAAAAAAAATATTTTATTCTTCAATAACATTAACTGCTGTAATTTCACTTTTTCTTTTATTTGCAGTAATAGTAAATGCCCATACAGTAGTTAATTTCTTTGTGAAAAATGATCCTGAGCTTACAAATTATACTATAAGAGGTACCTATATACATCTGGGATTAATGATAGGTACTGCAATTTATCTTTCATGTACAAATTATTTTCAGGCTGTGGGAAAAGGTATGATAACTACCAGATTCATTATTTTAAGGCTGGCTGTTCTATCTATTCCACTCACTTATATTCTCCCTATCTTCTGGGGAGCAGATGGAGTATTGATGAGTTTTCCTGTTGCAGATACCATCTGCTGCATAGGTGCAGCTTATGTTATGTGGAAAGAAATAAAACTGCTCACTGAAAGAGCTGAAAAACAAAAACATTATAATTAA